From Methanocella paludicola SANAE, a single genomic window includes:
- a CDS encoding RAD55 family ATPase encodes MTTTRLKTGIPGLDKMTGGGFLKGDTTLVTGPPGTGKTTFGLQFLMHGVLESQSGVFVTVEETPEKIANDALNFGWDLRKLEAEGRLRLYQLRSEMLQSGGAPIMQCLDVINSVKAERVVIDPISLYSMNVHDPNDLRRELYAFVNYMKENGLTLLLTHEVPDIMSRTSKISDYGLEFIVDSIIMLQYVEIESAISRSINVLKMRGSSHDMAIRRYRISGKGIEIEAPFEGYEGIMSGTARKSGAEAFMEAFRR; translated from the coding sequence ATGACCACGACCAGGCTAAAGACGGGCATACCGGGCCTCGACAAGATGACCGGAGGCGGCTTTTTAAAAGGGGATACCACGCTCGTGACCGGGCCGCCGGGCACCGGCAAGACCACTTTCGGGCTGCAATTCCTCATGCATGGGGTATTAGAAAGCCAGAGCGGCGTGTTCGTGACCGTCGAGGAGACCCCGGAGAAGATCGCGAACGACGCCCTGAACTTCGGCTGGGACCTGCGGAAGCTCGAGGCCGAAGGCCGCTTGAGGCTCTACCAGCTTCGCTCCGAGATGCTTCAGTCGGGCGGCGCCCCCATCATGCAGTGCCTGGATGTCATTAATTCCGTAAAGGCCGAACGCGTCGTGATCGACCCCATCTCCCTTTACTCCATGAACGTCCACGATCCCAACGATCTGCGGAGGGAGCTATATGCCTTCGTGAACTACATGAAGGAGAACGGGCTGACGCTTCTGCTTACGCACGAGGTGCCCGACATCATGTCCCGGACGTCGAAAATATCCGATTACGGGCTGGAGTTCATCGTGGACAGCATCATCATGCTCCAGTACGTGGAGATCGAGTCGGCCATATCCCGGTCCATCAACGTGCTCAAGATGCGGGGCTCGAGCCATGACATGGCCATACGGAGATACCGCATATCGGGGAAGGGCATCGAGATCGAGGCGCCATTCGAGGGCTATGAGGGGATCATGAGCGGTACCGCGCGTAAATCCGGCGCCGAGGCCTTCATGGAGGCCTTCAGGCGGTAG
- a CDS encoding sirohydrochlorin chelatase: MSDALLIVGHGSRSELADDVLPYYVELFQADFEEVRACYLEQEPHIEDALSLIKAHRVFVMPLLMAHGYHTRVTIPRALGIESTHGHSRGKEIFLLEPLGRSEQIAKIIRERIGEANK; encoded by the coding sequence ATGAGCGACGCTTTGCTAATTGTCGGGCACGGGAGCAGGAGTGAGCTTGCTGATGACGTGCTCCCCTATTATGTGGAGCTCTTTCAGGCTGATTTTGAGGAAGTGCGGGCCTGCTACCTGGAGCAGGAGCCCCATATCGAGGACGCCCTGAGTCTCATTAAAGCACATCGGGTCTTCGTCATGCCCCTGCTCATGGCGCACGGCTACCACACGAGGGTGACGATCCCGCGGGCCCTGGGCATCGAATCCACACATGGCCACTCCCGCGGCAAAGAGATATTTTTACTTGAGCCGCTGGGGCGGTCAGAGCAGATCGCTAAAATAATAAGAGAGAGGATCGGGGAAGCGAATAAATAG
- a CDS encoding ABC transporter ATP-binding protein: MSHDIRVEHVSKEYESNGKKLKAVDDVSLEIKDAEFICIVGPSGCGKSTLLRMIAGLEPVSGGSIWMGDKKITSTSPEIGFVFQEYTLFPWRTVGKNVEFGLELKKLPPEERNKIASRYIDMVGLEKFRDSYPHQLSGGMRQRTAIARTLAVNPEILLMDEPFGALDAQTRNILQEQLLDIWQKERKKVLFVTHNVDEAVFLADRVIVMTARPGRIKEIISIDIPRPRVRTETEVNKVRNVILKSLFEEVQKLSDH, translated from the coding sequence ATGTCGCACGACATACGGGTCGAGCACGTCAGCAAGGAATACGAGTCCAACGGTAAAAAGCTGAAGGCCGTGGACGACGTCTCGCTGGAGATCAAAGACGCCGAGTTCATCTGCATCGTCGGCCCGTCGGGATGCGGCAAGTCGACGCTGCTCCGCATGATCGCCGGCCTGGAGCCGGTCTCGGGCGGCAGCATCTGGATGGGCGATAAGAAGATCACCTCCACGTCCCCCGAGATCGGGTTCGTGTTCCAGGAGTACACGCTGTTCCCCTGGAGGACCGTGGGTAAAAATGTGGAGTTCGGGCTTGAGTTGAAGAAGCTTCCCCCCGAGGAAAGAAATAAGATCGCTTCCAGGTATATCGACATGGTGGGGCTAGAGAAATTCAGGGATTCTTACCCGCACCAGCTATCCGGGGGCATGAGGCAGAGAACGGCCATAGCCCGCACGCTCGCCGTCAACCCGGAGATATTGCTAATGGACGAGCCCTTCGGCGCCCTTGACGCCCAGACCCGCAACATCCTCCAGGAACAGCTTCTGGATATCTGGCAGAAGGAAAGGAAAAAGGTCCTCTTCGTCACGCACAACGTGGACGAGGCCGTCTTCCTGGCGGACAGGGTCATCGTCATGACCGCCCGGCCGGGCCGTATCAAGGAGATCATCAGCATCGACATCCCCCGTCCCAGGGTGCGCACCGAGACCGAAGTGAACAAGGTCCGTAACGTCATTTTAAAATCCCTATTCGAAGAGGTCCAGAAGCTTTCGGACCACTGA
- a CDS encoding PGF-CTERM sorting domain-containing protein, translating to MKTKAIISLLMMVAVILGSAIAMAANFTANPLTDVTSGGWTTTQGSFKVNSAGDGIISNDTAYACKAVHPVTTDASGAFSFESTFKLNNEDCDVHVGVSSGMNSGDITVGYIHGGFFTAVKDNSVIDHYFGGVPDTGATYTGKITSTDGNSFTCSLYQGSTMMGSYTYQSGFKPAYVVLYIENLNATNGPTIYSVNFQSQAAASPTPTVSPSATATPTPTQTPTKVNYDLQAIRDFYAKQPVEHMSNQSVVYNPDGTIKQVITGTQTTPVVSPTLQPTVKPNVTATATATPAPSNATAVPSTPAPTKAQSPGFEIVLATMGMLAALALITRKKK from the coding sequence ATGAAGACAAAAGCAATAATATCACTTCTAATGATGGTGGCGGTGATCCTCGGCTCGGCCATTGCCATGGCCGCTAATTTTACCGCCAACCCGCTAACGGACGTTACGAGCGGCGGCTGGACGACAACCCAGGGTAGTTTTAAAGTGAACAGTGCGGGCGATGGTATAATTTCCAATGATACCGCCTATGCATGCAAAGCCGTGCATCCCGTAACGACAGATGCATCCGGAGCCTTCAGCTTCGAGTCCACGTTCAAGTTAAACAATGAAGACTGCGATGTACACGTAGGCGTATCATCGGGCATGAACAGCGGTGACATCACCGTCGGGTATATACACGGTGGATTTTTCACCGCGGTGAAGGATAACAGTGTCATCGATCACTACTTCGGAGGAGTACCGGACACGGGTGCCACATATACCGGAAAGATCACCTCCACCGATGGCAATAGCTTCACCTGCAGCTTATATCAGGGCAGCACCATGATGGGCTCATACACATACCAGAGCGGCTTTAAGCCCGCCTACGTCGTGCTCTACATCGAGAACTTAAATGCCACGAACGGCCCGACGATCTACTCAGTGAACTTCCAATCACAGGCCGCGGCCAGCCCGACGCCCACCGTAAGCCCGTCGGCCACCGCAACCCCGACGCCCACTCAGACCCCGACGAAAGTCAACTATGACCTACAGGCCATCCGTGACTTCTATGCAAAACAGCCGGTCGAGCACATGTCGAACCAGTCCGTGGTCTACAACCCCGACGGTACCATCAAGCAGGTCATCACTGGCACGCAGACAACCCCGGTAGTATCGCCTACATTGCAGCCCACCGTTAAGCCGAACGTGACCGCCACCGCTACAGCGACTCCCGCTCCGTCTAACGCTACGGCAGTTCCCTCCACGCCCGCTCCGACCAAGGCCCAGTCTCCCGGATTCGAAATAGTCCTGGCGACCATGGGTATGCTCGCTGCCCTGGCCCTGATCACGCGGAAGAAGAAATAA
- the thiC gene encoding phosphomethylpyrimidine synthase ThiC: MLMKDAKKGPTEEIRRLAKAEGADAGALSALIAKGLVAAPRNSGRSFEGRAVGKLVSTKVNANVGTSKDYDDCDDEVKKAQIAVQYGADAVMDLSTGKDRDTVRKRLARELEVPLGTVPIYHAARKRRNAVDMTSDDLFNSVREHAKDGVDFVTVHCGVNRNALGRLKNDPRLLNIVSRGGALTMAWMLHNEKDNPFYEEFEYLLEIAREYDLTLSLGDGMRPGCMADASDRPEFMEIITLGELVRRCREADVQSIVEGPGHVPLDEVEMTVKAMKKLTGDAPLYLLGPLVTDIAPGYDHVVGAIGGSLAGMAGADFLCIVTPSEHLALPTADDIRDGVVVGKIAAHVADTVKEGQRERSREMDRRMSQARCDLDWKAQMSLAVDPERAEHIRGTRMTEGDTCSMCSDLCAIKLVKDALKSGKI; encoded by the coding sequence ATGTTGATGAAAGACGCAAAAAAGGGCCCCACCGAAGAGATCCGCCGGCTGGCAAAAGCGGAAGGCGCGGACGCAGGCGCGCTCAGCGCGCTGATAGCGAAGGGACTGGTGGCCGCTCCCAGGAATTCAGGCCGGAGCTTCGAAGGCCGCGCGGTCGGAAAGCTCGTGTCCACGAAGGTGAACGCCAACGTGGGCACCTCGAAGGATTACGACGACTGCGACGACGAGGTAAAGAAAGCTCAAATCGCCGTGCAATACGGCGCCGACGCCGTCATGGACCTCTCGACGGGCAAGGACAGGGATACCGTCCGGAAGAGGCTTGCCAGGGAACTCGAAGTCCCGCTGGGCACAGTGCCCATCTACCACGCCGCCAGGAAGAGGCGGAACGCCGTGGACATGACCTCCGACGACCTCTTCAACTCCGTCCGGGAGCACGCTAAAGACGGAGTAGATTTCGTAACGGTGCACTGCGGCGTCAACCGAAATGCCCTCGGGCGGCTCAAGAACGACCCCAGGCTCCTGAACATCGTGAGCCGGGGCGGAGCGCTCACCATGGCCTGGATGCTCCACAACGAGAAAGACAATCCCTTTTACGAGGAGTTCGAATATCTGCTGGAGATCGCCCGGGAGTACGACCTGACGCTGAGCCTGGGGGACGGCATGAGGCCCGGGTGCATGGCCGATGCCTCCGACAGGCCGGAGTTCATGGAGATCATCACCCTGGGCGAGCTTGTCCGGCGCTGCCGGGAGGCCGACGTCCAGTCCATCGTCGAGGGCCCCGGCCACGTGCCTTTAGACGAGGTGGAGATGACCGTGAAGGCGATGAAGAAGCTGACCGGTGACGCTCCCCTGTATTTGCTCGGGCCGCTTGTGACGGATATCGCCCCGGGCTACGACCATGTCGTAGGCGCCATCGGCGGCTCGCTCGCGGGCATGGCCGGCGCGGACTTCCTCTGCATCGTGACCCCGTCCGAGCACCTGGCGCTGCCCACGGCCGACGATATCCGGGATGGAGTCGTGGTCGGGAAGATCGCCGCCCATGTGGCCGATACTGTAAAGGAAGGCCAGCGGGAGCGGTCGAGAGAGATGGACCGGCGGATGTCGCAGGCCCGATGTGACCTGGACTGGAAAGCCCAGATGAGCCTGGCCGTCGACCCCGAGAGAGCGGAGCACATCCGCGGCACGCGCATGACCGAGGGCGATACGTGCTCCATGTGCAGCGACCTGTGTGCCATCAAGCTGGTAAAGGATGCCCTGAAGTCGGGTAAGATATGA
- a CDS encoding MBL fold metallo-hydrolase encodes MRIKNVNGISYDSNAYLIDAKRKTLVDAGMSAGRVLQGLGGGLDLIILTHCHFDHVGAVPDIVKATGAAVAMHEEDAAILHRDMAAAMFNARRPEFGVDVLLRDGEVIDLGDIKLRVIHTPGHTPGSICLYEPETKVLFTGDTVFEGGSFGRTDIGGDPEAMLRSLEALTKLDVSALYPGHGGAVTRRAKESLLASYENAKYMLL; translated from the coding sequence ATGCGTATTAAGAACGTGAATGGGATTTCCTATGATTCCAATGCTTATCTAATTGACGCAAAGCGTAAAACCCTTGTGGACGCCGGGATGAGCGCGGGCCGCGTGCTCCAGGGCCTCGGTGGAGGCCTCGACCTTATTATCTTAACACACTGCCACTTCGACCATGTTGGCGCCGTGCCCGATATCGTTAAGGCGACCGGGGCCGCCGTGGCTATGCACGAGGAGGACGCCGCCATACTCCACAGGGACATGGCGGCCGCCATGTTCAACGCCAGGCGCCCCGAATTCGGCGTGGACGTCTTACTGAGGGATGGCGAGGTCATCGACCTCGGGGACATTAAGCTGCGGGTGATCCACACGCCGGGCCACACTCCGGGAAGCATATGCCTGTACGAGCCAGAAACAAAAGTGCTCTTCACCGGCGACACCGTATTCGAGGGGGGAAGCTTCGGGAGGACCGACATAGGTGGCGACCCTGAGGCCATGCTCCGGTCCCTGGAGGCGCTCACGAAGCTCGACGTCTCGGCACTCTATCCGGGACACGGCGGGGCCGTGACGCGAAGGGCGAAGGAGTCGCTGCTCGCCTCTTATGAGAACGCTAAATATATGCTTTTATAA